Proteins encoded in a region of the Melioribacteraceae bacterium genome:
- a CDS encoding T9SS type A sorting domain-containing protein, with protein sequence MKNPDRILCLLIALFISLNFTIYSQTDFEFILSENEEIVIPGSNPWGLMHTPDGPVSYKKFENEIRFWFTATNRTVLLRGNDFSNLEPFPLQGGQAVLILEPSGTGFDSSYAGAYSVIPANNGTDLLMFYHAENHPCNFPNPFMAAIGLARSTDGGITWQRRGQVLSTAAPKPANCNFQIWGVGNPTVFKSKDGNYLYMMFTEWLRGNPVSRPDLIYLARAAVSSDGEPGSWFKYSNGSFSQPGLGGLGTPVINQPPPDGLTSVYAALPAVSYNTAIDQFIVVFQSRNGIHISTSSNGISWDTPRLIWNERDFYLSSIQGQPGVAYPSLISLDHPSQMTTGSQGYLYFGRGYPNGNPPHIMARRAFEIKTPTSIKANEIISDYKLDQNFPNPFNPTTKINYTIPKESSVTLTVFNVLGEVKSRLVNEIKPAGNHTITWEGKGNSSGIYFYRIFAIPTGGGKSFNQIRKMIFMK encoded by the coding sequence ATGAAAAATCCTGATCGTATCCTGTGCCTTCTGATTGCACTTTTCATTTCTCTAAATTTTACCATTTACTCTCAAACCGATTTTGAATTTATACTTTCTGAAAATGAAGAAATCGTAATCCCCGGAAGCAATCCGTGGGGATTAATGCATACTCCTGATGGGCCGGTATCTTACAAAAAATTTGAAAATGAGATTCGATTCTGGTTTACCGCAACCAATAGAACTGTTCTTCTTAGAGGAAATGATTTTTCAAATCTTGAACCGTTTCCGCTTCAGGGAGGCCAGGCGGTTTTAATATTGGAGCCGAGCGGAACCGGTTTCGATAGTTCCTATGCCGGTGCTTATTCGGTTATACCGGCTAATAACGGAACGGATCTCCTTATGTTCTATCATGCAGAAAATCATCCGTGCAACTTCCCGAATCCATTCATGGCTGCTATCGGCTTAGCTCGTTCTACCGACGGCGGAATAACCTGGCAGAGAAGGGGACAGGTTCTTTCTACAGCAGCTCCGAAACCAGCTAATTGTAATTTCCAGATCTGGGGAGTCGGCAATCCGACAGTTTTTAAGAGTAAAGATGGCAATTATTTGTATATGATGTTTACTGAATGGCTAAGGGGTAATCCGGTAAGCAGACCGGACCTGATTTACCTGGCGAGAGCGGCAGTATCATCCGACGGGGAACCGGGCTCCTGGTTCAAATATTCCAACGGAAGTTTCTCGCAACCCGGATTGGGAGGATTGGGTACACCTGTCATAAATCAGCCGCCGCCGGATGGTCTAACTAGCGTTTATGCCGCGCTTCCTGCGGTAAGTTACAACACGGCGATCGATCAGTTCATCGTTGTATTCCAGAGCAGAAACGGTATTCATATATCAACCTCTTCAAACGGTATTTCCTGGGATACACCAAGATTAATCTGGAATGAACGCGATTTTTATCTCAGCTCAATTCAGGGTCAGCCGGGTGTTGCTTATCCCAGTTTAATTAGTTTAGATCATCCCTCGCAAATGACTACGGGAAGCCAGGGCTATTTGTATTTTGGCAGAGGATACCCGAATGGAAATCCCCCTCACATTATGGCAAGAAGAGCTTTTGAAATAAAAACTCCAACATCAATAAAAGCTAATGAAATCATTTCTGATTATAAATTAGATCAGAACTTTCCCAATCCATTTAATCCAACGACGAAGATTAATTATACAATTCCAAAAGAAAGTAGTGTAACTCTTACTGTTTTTAATGTATTAGGAGAGGTTAAGTCTCGCTTAGTAAATGAAATAAAACCTGCGGGGAATCATACAATCACATGGGAGGGGAAGGGAAATTCAAGCGGCATCTATTTTTACAGGATTTTTGCGATACCAACTGGCGGCGGTAAATCATTCAATCAAATAAGGAAAATGATCTTTATGAAATAA
- a CDS encoding four helix bundle protein, translating to MNIESFPEIDSWKEARIFVKDIYKITSRGSITKDFGFKDQLQRAAVSIMTNIAEGFDSGSNKSFINFLNYAYRSASEVQSLLYIALDIEYISIEQFNGLTEKSEKIKKLIGGFIQYLKNSNYKPRTKN from the coding sequence ATGAACATTGAATCATTTCCTGAAATTGATTCATGGAAAGAAGCCAGAATCTTTGTTAAGGATATTTATAAGATTACTTCCCGTGGCAGCATTACAAAAGATTTCGGATTCAAAGACCAGCTGCAGAGAGCAGCTGTTTCGATTATGACAAATATTGCAGAAGGATTTGATAGCGGTTCAAATAAGTCATTTATCAATTTTCTCAATTATGCTTATCGGTCTGCATCTGAAGTCCAATCGCTCTTATATATTGCACTCGATATTGAGTATATTAGCATTGAACAATTTAATGGATTAACCGAGAAATCTGAAAAAATAAAAAAACTGATTGGCGGCTTTATTCAGTATTTAAAAAATTCTAATTATAAACCAAGAACCAAGAACTAA
- a CDS encoding four helix bundle protein — protein MLDEEVLSRNKNLNRSYRKLEIWKLAIELFRIEYDLLSNLKIDLKLKSQILDSSFSVHSNITEGHSRRSKKELIRFIDIALSSLAENYSQMFALFNTGIISNNLFDLFDGKCFELENKLLKFIKSLIDKSVPDDDWRVDYSK, from the coding sequence ATGCTTGATGAAGAAGTATTGAGCCGGAATAAGAATCTTAATCGGTCTTATAGAAAACTTGAGATATGGAAGTTAGCAATAGAATTGTTCAGAATTGAATACGACTTGCTTTCAAATCTGAAAATTGATCTGAAACTTAAATCTCAAATTCTTGATTCCTCTTTTTCTGTTCATAGCAATATAACAGAAGGGCATTCAAGAAGATCAAAGAAAGAACTTATTCGGTTTATTGATATTGCTCTCAGTTCATTAGCTGAAAATTATTCTCAAATGTTCGCTCTTTTTAATACTGGAATTATCAGCAATAATTTGTTCGATCTTTTCGACGGTAAATGTTTTGAATTGGAAAACAAATTGCTGAAATTTATTAAATCACTAATTGATAAATCTGTGCCTGATGATGATTGGCGTGTCGATTATTCGAAGTAG
- the glgP gene encoding alpha-glucan family phosphorylase, whose product MVNYIGRFNVVPALPEKLEPLREIVFNLFWTWNHDAIDLFRRLDGKLWDETYHNPVLMLGKISQERLNEVSTDDSFISHMNRVYVQLSIYMEEKTWYQKNYKFDKENVVAYFSAEFGLTECLQIYSGGLGVLSGDHLKSASDLGLPLVGIGLCYKEGYFQQYLTSDGWQQERYEITDFYNQPLTLVTNEDKSPLKIELDFPGRKVYLQVWKIQIGRVPLYLLDTNVLENNEEDRKITRALYGGNNETRIQQEIVLGIGGIRALHAIGIKPIVCHMNEGHSAFLALERIRTLMKLYNLSFKEAHDINFYSNVFTTHTPVPAGIDIFPNDLIEKYFGNYYRHELGITDKEFYGLGTIIKDKPASNYNMAHLAMNMAGYVNGVSRLHGTVSKKMWQSGFPGVPFDEIPIDYVTNGVHLHSHLSNDMQELLYRYMGEKFMRNPSDPDTWKRIEEIPDEELWRTHERRRERLVAFARKRLKQQIINRGGSSSEINAAKEVLDASALTIGFARRFATYKRATLIFQDIERLTSLIANPDYPVQFIIAGKAHPKDEEGKKLIQDIIAMTKESYLRKRIVFIENYDMNVARYMVEGCDVWLNNPRRPLEASGTSGMKIIANGGLNLSVLDGWWDEAYDYHVGWKIGNGEEYDNLDYQDEIESRLIYEMIEKEIVPLFYNRSEGKLPRGWIKMMKNSMRQLGPVYNTHRMVQQYAEKFYFASYEKRHELMDNNQAKGKAYSSWKNKVYDNWNKVKFISILEEEKNGDLKVGNKYPVVAEVELGDLSPDDVDVQIYFGKVENGLKTHSYVNMTCNPKKTKSGKYSYRGEIDCRDTGQFGFTLRILPKNDILINQFELGLIRWA is encoded by the coding sequence ATGGTTAATTATATTGGAAGATTCAATGTTGTCCCGGCTCTGCCCGAAAAATTAGAACCGCTTCGCGAAATTGTCTTTAACCTGTTCTGGACCTGGAACCACGACGCAATAGATCTCTTCAGGCGCCTCGACGGAAAACTCTGGGATGAGACTTACCATAATCCCGTTCTTATGCTCGGCAAAATCAGCCAGGAACGCCTTAACGAAGTTTCTACAGACGATAGCTTTATCTCCCACATGAACCGAGTTTATGTCCAGCTCTCAATCTATATGGAAGAGAAAACTTGGTATCAGAAAAATTATAAATTCGATAAGGAAAATGTCGTAGCTTACTTTTCTGCTGAGTTTGGACTTACCGAATGCCTCCAGATCTACTCGGGTGGACTCGGTGTCCTTTCCGGCGATCATCTTAAATCGGCAAGCGACCTCGGATTGCCTTTAGTTGGAATCGGACTCTGCTACAAGGAAGGATACTTCCAGCAGTATCTTACATCCGACGGATGGCAGCAGGAGAGATACGAGATTACCGACTTCTACAATCAGCCCCTTACGTTAGTTACCAATGAGGATAAATCTCCTCTCAAAATAGAACTCGATTTTCCCGGCAGAAAAGTTTATCTGCAGGTCTGGAAGATTCAGATTGGACGTGTTCCTCTCTATCTTTTAGATACAAATGTTCTTGAGAATAATGAAGAGGACCGTAAGATCACCCGCGCTTTATACGGTGGTAATAATGAAACCAGGATTCAGCAGGAGATAGTCCTAGGTATCGGAGGTATTCGCGCACTTCACGCAATCGGAATTAAACCGATCGTCTGCCATATGAATGAAGGCCATTCGGCTTTCCTCGCGCTCGAGAGAATAAGAACCCTGATGAAACTCTATAACCTTAGTTTCAAAGAAGCTCACGATATAAATTTTTATTCGAACGTATTTACAACCCACACGCCGGTTCCTGCCGGCATCGATATCTTCCCGAATGACCTGATCGAAAAATATTTCGGCAATTACTACCGTCATGAACTCGGAATCACCGATAAAGAATTCTACGGACTCGGTACAATCATCAAAGATAAACCTGCTTCCAACTATAACATGGCCCACCTTGCCATGAATATGGCAGGATATGTTAACGGTGTAAGCCGCCTTCACGGAACTGTATCAAAGAAAATGTGGCAGTCCGGTTTCCCCGGCGTACCGTTCGATGAGATTCCGATCGATTACGTTACCAACGGTGTTCACCTTCATTCCCATCTGTCAAACGACATGCAGGAGCTGCTCTACAGGTATATGGGCGAAAAGTTTATGCGCAATCCTTCCGATCCCGATACATGGAAACGAATTGAGGAGATTCCCGATGAGGAATTGTGGCGCACTCATGAGAGAAGGCGCGAACGCCTCGTCGCATTCGCGCGCAAGAGATTGAAACAGCAGATCATTAACCGCGGAGGGTCTTCCTCCGAGATCAATGCCGCTAAAGAAGTTCTAGATGCTTCCGCCTTAACTATCGGATTTGCGAGACGCTTTGCGACGTATAAACGAGCAACACTTATTTTTCAGGATATCGAACGGCTCACAAGTTTAATTGCCAATCCGGATTATCCGGTTCAGTTCATCATCGCTGGCAAAGCACATCCCAAGGATGAGGAAGGGAAGAAGCTGATCCAGGATATTATCGCGATGACAAAAGAAAGTTATCTCCGTAAGCGAATCGTCTTCATCGAGAATTATGACATGAACGTAGCGCGCTATATGGTCGAAGGCTGCGATGTCTGGCTAAATAATCCGAGAAGGCCTCTGGAGGCAAGCGGTACTTCGGGTATGAAAATTATTGCTAACGGCGGTCTAAACCTCTCGGTTCTCGACGGATGGTGGGATGAAGCTTACGATTATCACGTAGGCTGGAAGATCGGTAACGGCGAGGAATACGATAACCTCGACTACCAGGATGAGATTGAGTCGCGGCTGATTTATGAAATGATTGAAAAGGAGATTGTGCCTCTCTTCTATAATAGAAGCGAAGGGAAACTTCCGCGCGGATGGATTAAGATGATGAAGAATTCAATGAGGCAACTGGGACCTGTATACAACACTCACCGTATGGTTCAGCAGTATGCCGAAAAGTTTTATTTCGCTTCTTATGAAAAGCGTCATGAGCTGATGGATAATAACCAGGCGAAAGGGAAGGCATATTCGTCATGGAAGAACAAGGTTTATGACAACTGGAATAAAGTTAAATTCATCTCTATTCTTGAAGAAGAGAAGAACGGCGATCTTAAAGTTGGCAATAAATATCCGGTTGTTGCCGAAGTTGAACTGGGTGACCTTTCTCCCGATGATGTGGATGTGCAGATCTATTTCGGTAAAGTTGAAAACGGACTTAAGACTCATTCCTATGTGAATATGACCTGCAACCCGAAGAAAACAAAATCAGGTAAATACTCATACCGCGGAGAGATCGACTGCAGGGATACCGGCCAGTTCGGTTTTACTTTGAGAATATTGCCTAAGAATGATATTCTGATCAATCAGTTTGAACTCGGACTGATCCGCTGGGCGTAG